The DNA region CAGCGCAGAGTTTCTTGTCAGAAAGTTTAGGCATCTGTCTTCCAGCATCAGAGGTTGGTAGCAAAAGACACATAGAAAGAGCTAGCCAGAGTTTAGAAggcatgtctgtatgtgtgcacCTACTGATCCAAATGGCCTTGTTTAATGCTCAGTGAATGTCGTGTGCCCTCTCTAAGAAGGAGGTGTAGTAATGGCAGCCCCTTTTATCTAATACTGCCAACCCCCTcttccttacacacacacacacacacacacacacacacacacacacactcacacacacacacacacacacacacacacacacacacacacacacacacacacacatacacacacacacagtgctccTTTCAAACCCTTCACAGGTAAACAGGAtgggggatgaggaggaggagggccaGATTAGACAGACCCCTCCTTGTGTCCtgaccttctcctctctccgtctctcacCCTGTGTCACCCCCATTCAAACAAGAGTGTGCTCTACTTTGAAAGCAACACATTCCTCTGAGTTAATCAATGTTTTCTCTACCTTGTTTAGCCACTAGATGTCAGGTCAGGGGCTATCTGAATAcaccatcctccctcctctttctttgttttcctcccttcttcaccTTGTTAAACTCAGGAGGTGGAGCCAACGACTgtatttacatactgtatgtttccaCTGCCAGGGAAACCAGCTGAGCTTCTCTTGTAcaaacatgctcacacacatacacacactcaccaaaCAGGAAGACTATACCTGTTTGGCGTGAGTTGGCTGGGAACTGTCCGGTAAGTCAGACTTAATTTTTGTTCATTCGAAGTCAGGTACAACATGGATTAATACAGATTCTGCCAGTTCTCATAATGGAAAACAAACCATGTGAAAGTAAGAATTAGTTGTTTACTTTGCTTTTAAATGATGGTAAATAGGATGGCAGCATGGTTTCATGGTATCAACAGTTGAGATGGCAGATGGTGACATCATACTTAAAGACAGACATGACAGGAGAGACTGAGGCTGTGAGTTTAATAGCACATTTCTGTGACCTAAATGTAATTAACAATGACAGTATTTAGATGGACTTGATCATGCAGTGTCTGGAAATGTAGAAGCAGCATCTCACTTACACTTATTTGGGGGAAGAAACATACATAAAGGTATGTTTTCTAATAATTTGGCAAAGAGGGATCCGTTTAGAGACAGGTTTATGAACATATTGTATTTGTAGCAAATAGCGGACTACAATGCCTCTGGAATTCAGGGAGGGGAGCAGAGCAAAGATAATAGCGGGGCTGGTATTTCGGTCAGAGTGACAAAAGCCCCTGTCAGACAAAAAGCCTCCTTAAAGGCCATGTAAGATTATATTACTGGAACACAACAAGTCTGATACTCACACGATTCCTAATACATGGCCTGAATTTCACACTTACAGTCAATATTTGTTCCACAGTGGTTTTCCATATTGTTGACAGTCTCTTTTATTGCCTTCAGGATTATCTGTGAAGCAGAGATGAGAAGACTTGAATGATACCAACATTAAGATCATTGGCACCGCAGTGAAGAACAAGACTGGCAGGGACACACTCTGGAttacaaaactgaaaaataaactgATCAAACCACTTCAGACCAAAAAGGACtacaattttgtttttaaagatattatttaaggatttttttattttttttaaaatttgtgacTGATCACATGCCTCTGTGAGTCCGGATTGCATGCCCATGACAAGACGTGGGGGTTAAACCCACAACTGTCAACAATGTTTACCCCAAGGAAAAACAGTCTTCCCTCTCCCAGCCTAGAGgactccttcttccctctctcttcatcttcctctgtaTCGCTCGCCTTTTCTCTGCCCTCATCCACATCCTCTCCTGGTGGCATTGATGGCGGAGGCGGGATAGAAACAGACCTGATACTGGCTGCGGAATTGGGCCAGGCTTTACTGGAGAAGAATGAGGAGCTGGCAGCCTCTctggagcagagggagagggaggtggAAGTGAGGATGAAGCTGTTTCTTGTTATTATGCAGACTTTATTAACACCACTTTAGTTAGgaggaaagaacagaaaaacTACTAACTTTACTTACTATTATTTACTATTATGAACACTTTGCATACAGGATCATTTTCACATCTACACTTGATTCCCTTCTTACACCTGAAATCACTCAATGTATGAACACTGTGTAACAGATAATAGCAATGAAAACATGGATTTTCTTAAAACAGTAAAGATAAAACCAACACTGagggaaaaaataattaataatgaaaagaatacaaagaaaagaaaaaaaaagtttcaatatATACACAAGAGCATAGAAATGAATGTTCCATGTAGTTCAGTATCTGATTCATTTATTGGCATATAGATTACattaattttgtatttaatgtCTCAGGCTTTACAGCAGGAGAAACACGTTCTTCATAGGAAGTTGGACATGAATGAACTGGCATCTGGACAGAAAGAGGCAGAACTGATGGCAGATTTAGTGGCATTAAAGTCTGAACTGGAGCGATATCACAGCCAGGGGCGAGACCGGCGAAAAGATGAGAGTGAGCAGCTCACTCAGTTAGCCAATCACAACCAGCGCTTGGTGGAGCAGCTTGCAGAGGTGAGTTTGTACAGCTAATGAACAGGCAGGTTTCTTTACCCCTAACCcacaaaagaaaatattctGATGATGTTATAATGCTAAAAAAAGATCAGACGTGTGTGGgaattgtctgtgtgtgtatgtgtgtgtatgggtaaCAGTTATGCAGACAGTAACAATGCAGACTAGCAGGTTTAGGGAGTCTACCATTGAACAAAAGAACCTTCTCAacttttccttctccctcctgcCCAGGCTGTTACACTGGAGCACTCCTTGAGGACTGAGCTTCGTTCCCTCAGAGAAGAGATGGAAGAATCATCTTTCAGCCGAAATATCAGTTTCACACAAATAGAGAGCATACAGGCAGAGGTATACTGACAAATTATTAGCTTTCAAGTGTTTTGCGAGAGTAAATCAATGCCATAGTTGACAGTCTTAAACATATTATACCATCTAAAATACTCTAGTGATAGGGGGACATTTAATATAACACAATAGGCAACAATAGTCTTATCAGAGAATGTGttgtaataattaaatattcaaaGTGTGTGACTATTGTAGCCACACACTGTAGTCTAATTATAATTAGACACTGTAATCTAATTAAACTGGCTTTATTGAAGGTCAAAGAGTCACAATTCACAGCAGTCAGATCGAAGTTGAATCTCAAGGCTTGTTTTAGTGACCTGAGTCTGTCACAAGCCAACAGTTCTGCTGCTTAACCCTTAACAGCTTAACTTTGGAGGATAAGTATCCATATCTAAACCCATCAAAAGTAGTTTATAATCGTGTTGTACTGATACGAATAAAATTAAAGGACAGGGTCCCAATTGTTAAACTCTGTAAAACAATAACAAGGGGCTCATATGAACATTGAAAGGGGTTTTGCTTTTtgtgatcattcctcctgttcaaactgaccattagaagatctgaCTTTCAATGTAattgatgggggacaaaatccacagtccttaaatatttaaaagtgcAATCTGAAGCTTTTTTTGAGGCTTCATCCACCATTCAAATGTGTCAAGTCAAGTGGATATCTTCACAAGTtaaagatagatagttaaagaGACCATAACAACATAAAGACGGAAATTTGTGCTAAAAAGGTtttaactttgaaagatatctacttgatttgactaatatAGATGACAGAGGCTTCATGTTAGctttagataaacttttaaattcaattttgcacaaaatgaggactgtggaCCTTGAAAGCACATTAAGAATGGATATTTTAATGACCAGAATGAACTGGGCTGAATAATTACAGTAAGCAAAAtctatttcaatgttcatataGGCACCTGGCATTTATTTTGAGatgcactttaaaaaatgtgaaagtagcctttgatttaaatgtttggTATGCCAAATTACTCATTTCATGATATAAGTGTGGCATTCTTATCTACATTTCTATATCTTCATCTACACTTATAAAGAATTTTGTGACCAtccacctctccttcctctgtctgtctttgccTTCACATACAGAACAGAGTTTTGCTGGAGCGGCTGTCACACATGGAGACACAGCTAAAAGCCACACAGGAGGACAGCGATAGAGTCCGCATGGAGAGAGATGGCCTGAGAGACAGACTGTCAGAACTGCAGGTgaagctgagagagaaagaagcagaggTGAGGATCAATGGCCAACTgctaatgatgatgaaaatgtatCAATGAGAGATGAAGCCTGAGGGGAACATGACTGCAGGAGATATAACTCGTCACTAACAGAAGTCACTAACACGGCTACTTACAATGATCTGACTGCAGCTTTcggtctctgtgtgtgtgtgtgtgtgtgtgtgtgtgtagatagaGCAGGAACAGGGAGTGGTGTTTGAGTTGCGCACCTTGAATCGCTCTCTACAGCAAAAAGCTCTGAACCTGGGAGAAGAGAGCATCCTGGacagtacacacacaccacctctgTCTCTACTTAGTGAAATTCAACAatcacaggtacacacagagacacacacacacacagtatacactGAGCAACTGCACTCATACCTTTACAGTCTAACTTGGCTAGTGTGTACTAATTCTTACGCTGTACTGACATCCTTCTTTTGAAAATCTGATACTAAGCATGTTCCACTCTTTGCAGTGAAAGCACAAACATGTGATAACAAGTGTTGTGGCTTTGTGTAATACGTTTTTGTGTGTGCTTCCAATGATAACCAGGCTAAAGAGGCACTGCTAGCTCACTCCACCATCCTCCAAGCAAGAAATGAAGAGATACAAGCACTCAAAGAAGAGGTCTGTTGACACACTTTTCACAAAcaactgtttattttacataatatgAACAAAAAACTTGATTTGCTTAAGCAGAGGCGACACTTATTTGTTGCTAATTTCAATTTCAGTGGGTTAAGAAagtctgaaataaataaaaatcctttGCAACTATGTTAGgaatataattatttgctgTACAAACTAGTATGCTACTTTCTGTAAGATATGGCTTATTCGtttaaattcaataaaaatgcaGGTTAAATAGAATAACAGAGCCTATGTAGTCTATGTAGCTGACAACATTGTATTGTATCttttaattaatgaaataaGACATATTCTAGTTTTACCACATTTTGCTAAAGTTAAAGTTGCCCTCCACTCGAAAATATGTTTTGtccttcactgtgcagaatgatgtttatgtgcagagtttgacactttaATGCAACTTGACTTGGTGTGGAAACTTTGGGCTTGAGAAGAAGGAGATGTAGACTAATAGATTCCGGAAAAATGTTTAGCTAGTTATGGAAAGACTTTTTATATGTCTTCAAACATTtctggagggaatctttaaaCTTTATAGAGACtatgaaaatgtgaatgttttagATAAGtagaataaatgttaaatgatcATTATATGTGCCTTTCAATTTTATATTCTGCAGCTGCAATCTAAACAAAAAGAGCTGGAGGCTTTGAGGGAAGAAATAGAACCGTTTAGAGGCAGTTCTAAAAAGCCAAGCTACAGGTAATGCTACACAACAACATATTgaaatcatttcagttcatttgaaCCTTTGAAGGTCATTATGTTTGGCTAATTTCATATTAACTCTCAGTTCTTTAGAGAGTGAACTGGCCACAGTGCGTCAGGAGAAAGACTCGCTGACCCAACAGCTTCTCAACACCATCAAACACAAAGTGGCGCTGTCCCAGGAGCTGGATGCCTGGCAGGTGAGTCTGCGTGCAATGCTAACACATTTTGGATACAGTGTACAAGCAGCATTATTTTTCCATCTGAACCTTTTTTCTTGTTGCAGGAGGACATGCGACTGGTGATCAATCAACAGGTGCAGCAAAGAGAGGACgagagacagaaggaacagCAGCGAGAGAAAAACAGTTCAGTAGGACTCCAAAGAAGCAAGTCTTTGAAAgtgaagggagaaggagggaaaggattcttctcttcctttttcagAGACAAATAACTGGGCAAATAAATGGACAGAGTATCAGCCTTTATGCTTTCCAGTACTATCAGCTCACAGAAGATGTATGCCTTGATGTCTTATAAGCATCAAAAAGTGAAATGTTTACAAACCTCATATTtgaataaatgttaatatatttgtatatttatgtatgtactttatgtatgtttttataactttattgtattaaaaatataattagcCTCCCTCGAGTGTTTAGGCTTTACATTTCATCACAGTATCTTGaggctgcatttttttttctctctctcggaGGGACAACCCTGACATACTTTGGCCTTATAAAATGTTATGGTGAACATTTTTAGCAGCTATATAAATATCAGACAGACATGGATCAATATAAGCAATAATTTAAGAGTGGCGTTTCTAGCCACCTGTTTAATGCCTAATATTTAATcctgaaaaacacatcaaaactTGCTAAAAGGGGCCAGGGGGGCGGGCTGAATGTAAAATGAGTAAAATTAATCACAGTGGGGGCTTTGTATGAAAAtggtgaaggattttccaaaacgggaaaaattaaaaaaaaaaaaaacgacagtcaaaaaagtccaaaatggggaagggtggtGGATTGTCCCAAAATTTGCTAAAAGGGGGCAGgggggcgtgctgaatgaaaaatgagcaaaatgaAGCTCAGTGGGGGCAttatgtgaaaattgtgaaggattctCCAAAATGGGCCAAAAAACGACAGGACTGGAGCTGTCAAAAAAGTCCAAGCCTTAAGCTTGCAGCTCAGCTATgtacacacaacaaaaacaatcagcTATAGAAGGCTAAAAAGCACCATGATGCTGTCGGAGTTCATacacatggtaaaaaaaaacaaacaaacagtaactCTGACAGAAATAACATCTTTAATAAATTAAGTTCAAAAGACAGTCACTCCTTTCTACTTCTTTCCTTGTGTACAGGCATGTGtacatgatgtataaataatacatatgcAACATTTCATATGTTAAGTAGGACCAGATATTCCCTTAAAGCAGCATGAGTAGTGCAGGTTGCATACAGATCAGTGTttccacacactgctgtctatTTACATACAGTAGTAGTAACTGTGGCTCAGAGGACTTGCAGCCACTCTAGCATCCTTCAGGTGGAGGTTAGTGTACAGTTTATGGGGCAGCACCTTTTCTGTTTGAGTCAAAGGGTTATTATTTGTTAGTGTGTGGAGCTCATCCATCTTTTTATATAGTGGAGAAGAAAGGTGCCcaatcaaacacacagtcacttactcatacagtacacacactttTAAGGATCATATTGGTGTTTTAGCATGATTTCACCCATTTACTGGAACTTGCACAAAGCATTGCCAACATCTATGTTGTTAGATCCTTTTGGCATTCATTCTCAGTTAGTGTTGTATTGCTATCCAAAACCAAACGCTGTTTTAAACCTCATCTGTGCATTTAAGCACTGGGAAGTCTCAAAAATTCAATATGTAGGAGACAGAGGGAAGCCAATAGGGACAACATGAAGAGAATAATGTGAGTTTAGTGATTTGTATTACCAATCCAAAGCAAGTTTCTGTTTCGTGAAGTTGATTTTCAAATATGTATATCAGTGGCTGCTTGTAAGATGGCAGAACTCATTAGTTTAGAAATGGCAGAAAGGTCAAGTATACAAGTATTCTAGTTAATgggaaaaaacatgaaaaacactgtaATCTTCTAATATAATCTATTTACATTAAGTGTCTATGTACCTACAGTATAAAACTATTATTTTCTGCCTCTTATCCTTTATTGTTTCCATTGTCCTGAAGGCCATGTGCAGAGTCAACATCATGGGGGCAGTAAAATATATCCAGTCCCAGTAGATGAGCCCCTCAAAATGTTCACCCATTCTTCCCTTTTCATCCGTCACCTCCGTTTTTGAGAGGTAGGTTGAAAGATGAGATGCATTCATTTTAGGAAACATGTTGGGATTTGAGACCCAAACAATGCAAAGGTTAACAGGAGGTGTTTTTGTAAGATCTCTGGATGGATGTCCTGACAGTCAGTTGTAAGTCAGTTGTAACTCCAGTGGAGTATTATCCCACGTTGACACCTAGGCCCACTTGCAACTTGTCACCACGGTGATTTACAAATGCGCCCATAATCAGAGTGGCAGGGAGCGGCGTCAGACGCTTCTCCAACACTCCTCCTATTATGCACCGACTGTTTATCATACCTgggtacacacacagaaaaggtgTCATGTATGCTTTCTAAATAGTTTTCAACAAACATGAGGTTTGAGTAAGAAATGGCCATTTACCTCGAAAGACCATGTTTGCTTCTGGGAGTTCCATCTGGTACCCAAATGAGGTTGTGGTCTCCTGCGTCCTGGTACTGGCTTCAAACTCAACCCCAACTTGGATCTGgtgaacagacacacacatgcattataTGTTATATGCACCTAAAGCAAATGGTGTGTTATAAACAGTATGTTGATATTTCCTGTACCTGTTTGTTGGCTCGGTGATAGTAGCTGGCATGGGCACCTCCTTTCCCTGCATTCAGTGTTGCCACCCAGTTTGGTCctaaaaacaggagaaaaaagtgaaattgcTGCTtctaaataaaccaaaacagataaagaagtatgctcaataaaataaatcagattcacacacacacaaaaaaaacaaaggtcCTACTAGAGTACTGTCCAGCTAAAGTAAGAATTCCTCCCTCTTCTGCTCGGCCTCGGTGGTAGACCAGCTCCCCTCCTAACACCAAACCAGAGGAAACGCTCTGCAGGAAGTGTGCCACTAGTATAACTGTccaagataaacacacagagatacagaaCAGATTAAATCAACAGATGTAACATGACATGTTTTCAGTGGAAAAACCCTAGAGGAAAAACAATCTAAAAAATATGAGactggaaaaaatatttttaactgTTTGCAATACCTTTTTTCTGATATCAGTGGATATATACCAATATACTGATGCATCTTTATCAGATACTCCTGCAGATTGTAAAACTGAGTAATGCTCCTAGGTCATGCTCTTATCATTGGGC from Scomber japonicus isolate fScoJap1 chromosome 13, fScoJap1.pri, whole genome shotgun sequence includes:
- the bicdl2 gene encoding BICD family-like cargo adapter 2, translating into MFTPRKNSLPSPSLEDSFFPLSSSSSVSLAFSLPSSTSSPGGIDGGGGIETDLILAAELGQALLEKNEELAASLEQREREVEALQQEKHVLHRKLDMNELASGQKEAELMADLVALKSELERYHSQGRDRRKDESEQLTQLANHNQRLVEQLAEAVTLEHSLRTELRSLREEMEESSFSRNISFTQIESIQAENRVLLERLSHMETQLKATQEDSDRVRMERDGLRDRLSELQVKLREKEAEIEQEQGVVFELRTLNRSLQQKALNLGEESILDSTHTPPLSLLSEIQQSQAKEALLAHSTILQARNEEIQALKEELQSKQKELEALREEIEPFRGSSKKPSYSSLESELATVRQEKDSLTQQLLNTIKHKVALSQELDAWQEDMRLVINQQVQQREDERQKEQQREKNSSVGLQRSKSLKVKGEGGKGFFSSFFRDK